The following are encoded in a window of Vigna unguiculata cultivar IT97K-499-35 chromosome 8, ASM411807v1, whole genome shotgun sequence genomic DNA:
- the LOC114193680 gene encoding BTB/POZ domain-containing protein At2g30600 isoform X1, whose translation MSAKFLTVAPFECAWREDLKFREAGRGCVAFEAFACNDVTLVFRENVGSQGYHYKRDSSPHYTIILGSHRNRRLRIEVNGKAVVDVAGVGLCCSSSFQSYWISIYDGLISIGNGKYPFQDVVFQWLDSCPNCNVQYIGLSSWDKHVKYRNVNVLSLTHTHMPLSKHVVFGDYQVEDELDAADSFNYKHMDYDKWGLKNFLESWDLSDVLFIVGEEQKPVPSHKAILAASGNFPVCSSSFVINIPTVPYPLFHALLHYIYVGWTQIPQEQLCSLRALSVQFEVMPLVKQCEETMERLKLDKKLLDTGKNVELTYPSIRPHCSTLPSLPINIHQLRQLKLTGQFSDVSIYIESYGLIAQAHKIVLSLWSIPFARMFTNGMSESVSSEVTLRDVPPEAFRAMLDCLYDGQLHDKVIDSGALLLQLLLLADQFGVTFLQQECCKMLLECLSEDSVCPLVQVVSSIPSCRLIKESLQRRISMNFDYYTSASTDFVLLDETTLINIIKHPDLTVTSEEKVLNAILMFGMNSKELFGWEEVAELIVNSKPELLFGERLQLVHDLLPFVRFPLLQYSLLEKLQNSNIGQHIPVFQNLVNEAINFVNCGLAGLENEENVRFQHRRSSYKELQYICDGDDHGVLYFAGTSYGEHPWVNPLLAEPRKITITASSPHSRYTDPKVLVSRTYQGTCFAGPRLENGQNCTWWMVDLGQDHQLMCNYYTLRQDGSKAFPRCWNIQGSQEGKSWTNLRVHENDRSVCKPGQFASWPIVGPNALLPFRYFRVVLTGPTTDATNPWNFCICYLELYGYFL comes from the exons ATGTCGGCCAAGTTTCTGACCGTGGCGCCATTTGAGTGCGCCTGGAGAGAGGATTTGAAATTCCGGGAAGCAGGTCGAGGTTGTGTGGCCTTTGAAGCATTCGCCTGCAATGATGTTACCCTGGTTTTCCGGGAGAATGTGGGAAGCCAGGGTTACCATTATAAAAGAGATAGCAGTCCTCACTACACAATCATATTGGGGAGTCACAGGAATCGCCGACTCAGAATTGAGGTCAATGGAAAAGCTGTTGTCGATGTCGCAGGGGTTGGCCTTTGTTGCTCCTCCTCCTTTCAGAGTTACTGGATCAGCATCTACGATGGCTTGATTAGCATAGGCAATGGCAAATACCCTTTTCAGGATGTTGTTTTCCAGTGGTTAGATTCTTGTCCCAATTGTAATGTTCAGTATATTGGTCTCAGCAGCTGGGATAAACATGTTAAGTATAGAAATGTAAATGTTTTGTCCTTAACCCACACTCATATGCCCCTTTCGAAGCATGTTGTTTTTGGTGATTATCAAGTGGAGGATGAGCTTGATGCAGCAGACTCTTTCAATTACAAACACATGGATTATGACAAATGGGGGCTCAAAAATTTCCTTGAGAGTTGGGACTTGTCTGATGTGTTATTCATAGTTGGTGAAGAGCAGAAGCCCGTTCCTTCTCATAAGGCAATTTTAGCTGCATCTGGAAACTTTCCTGTGTGCTCCTCCTCATTTGTCATCAACATACCCACTGTACCGTATCCGCTTTTCCATGCACTGCTTCACTACATCTACGTGGGCTGGACCCAG ATTCCACAGGAACAACTTTGTTCTTTGAGGGCTTTAAGCGTACAGTTTGAAGTGATGCCACTGGTGAAGCAGTGTGAAGAGACTATGGAACGCTTAAAGCTAGATAAGAAGTTGTTGGACACGGGAAAGAATGTGGAGCTAACCTATCCATCTATCCGACCTCATTGTTCAACTTTGCCCTCACTTCCTATCAACATTCATCAACTGAGACAATTGAAATTAACAGGCCAGTTCAGTGACGTAAGCATCTACATTGAGAGTTATGGGCTCATTGCACAAGCACATAAAATTGTTCTCAGCTTATGGAGTATCCCCTTTGCTCGG ATGTTCACAAATGGAATGAGTGAAAGCGTGTCCTCGGAGGTTACTTTAAGGGATGTGCCACCAGAAGCTTTCAGGGCTATGCTCGACTGTTTATATGATGGGCAATTGCATGATAAAGTTATTGATTCTGGTGCTTTGTTGCTCCAACTCCTTTTATTAGCTGATCAATTTGGAGTGACTTTTCTTCAACAAGAATGCTGCAAAATGCTTTTAGAATGTCTCTCAGAG GACTCTGTATGTCCACTTGTCCAAGTGGTTTCATCAATCCCATCGTGCCGACTTATTAAAGAATCATTGCAGAGGAGAATTTCCATGAACTTTGACTATTATACCAGTGCAAGTACTGACTTTGTTTTGTTAGATGAGACAACATTAATCAATATCATTAAG CATCCGGATCTGACAGTAACATCTGAAGAGAAAGTTCTTAATGCAATTCTAATGTTTGGCATGAATTCTAAAGAGTTGTTTGGGTGGGAAGAGGTGGCTGAGTTAATAGTAAATTCGAAACCCGAACTCCTTTTTGGTGAGAGGCTTCAGTTAGTCCATGACTTGTTGCCGTTCGTGAGATTTCCACTGCTACAATATTCCTTACTTGAGAAG TTGCAGAATAGCAACATTGGTCAGCATATCCCTGTTTTCCAAAATCTT GTTAATGAGGCAATCAATTTTGTTAATTGTGGGCTGGCAGGGCTAGAAAATGAAGAGAA TGTTCGATTCCAACATAGACGGTCCAGTTATAAGGAACTCCAGTATATTTGCGATGGGGATGACCACGGAGTTCTGTATTTTGCTGGCACATCCTATGGTGAACACCCTTGGGTTAATCCTCTTTTGGCAGAG CCCAGGAAAATTACCATAACAGCCAGCAGCCCCCACTCAAGATACACTGATCCCAAGGTTTTGGTCTCTAGAACCTACCAG GGAACATGTTTTGCCGGGCCCCGCTTGGAAAATGGGCAGAATTGTACCTGGTGGATGGTTGATCTTGGCCAAGATCATCAG CTTATGTGCAACTACTATACCCTAAGGCAGGACGGTTCCAAGGCCTTCCCCAGATGTTGGAACATTCAG GGCTCACAGGAGGGAAAGAGCTGGACGAATTTGAGGGTCCATGAAAATGATCGGAGCGTATGTAAACCGGGTCAGTTTGCCTCTTGGCCGATAGTTGGCCCCAACGCTCTGCTTCCTTTCAGGTATTTCCGGGTTGTTCTCACTGGACCCACCACCGATGCCACCAATCCCTGGAATTTCTGCATTTGTTACTTGGAACTCTATGGCTACTTCCTCTGA
- the LOC114193680 gene encoding BTB/POZ domain-containing protein At2g30600 isoform X2, with the protein MSAKFLTVAPFECAWREDLKFREAGRGCVAFEAFACNDVTLVFRENVGSQGYHYKRDSSPHYTIILGSHRNRRLRIEVNGKAVVDVAGVGLCCSSSFQSYWISIYDGLISIGNGKYPFQDVVFQWLDSCPNCNVQYIGLSSWDKHVKYRNVNVLSLTHTHMPLSKHVVFGDYQVEDELDAADSFNYKHMDYDKWGLKNFLESWDLSDVLFIVGEEQKPVPSHKAILAASGNFPVCSSSFVINIPTVPYPLFHALLHYIYVGWTQIPQEQLCSLRALSVQFEVMPLVKQCEETMERLKLDKKLLDTGKNVELTYPSIRPHCSTLPSLPINIHQLRQLKLTGQFSDVSIYIESYGLIAQAHKIVLSLWSIPFARMFTNGMSESVSSEVTLRDVPPEAFRAMLDCLYDGQLHDKVIDSGALLLQLLLLADQFGVTFLQQECCKMLLECLSEDSVCPLVQVVSSIPSCRLIKESLQRRISMNFDYYTSASTDFVLLDETTLINIIKHPDLTVTSEEKVLNAILMFGMNSKELFGWEEVAELIVNSKPELLFGERLQLVHDLLPFVRFPLLQYSLLEKLQNSNIGQHIPVFQNLVNEAINFVNCGLAGLENEENVRFQHRRSSYKELQYICDGDDHGVLYFAGTSYGEHPWVNPLLAEPRKITITASSPHSRYTDPKVLVSRTYQGTCFAGPRLENGQNCTWWMVDLGQDHQM; encoded by the exons ATGTCGGCCAAGTTTCTGACCGTGGCGCCATTTGAGTGCGCCTGGAGAGAGGATTTGAAATTCCGGGAAGCAGGTCGAGGTTGTGTGGCCTTTGAAGCATTCGCCTGCAATGATGTTACCCTGGTTTTCCGGGAGAATGTGGGAAGCCAGGGTTACCATTATAAAAGAGATAGCAGTCCTCACTACACAATCATATTGGGGAGTCACAGGAATCGCCGACTCAGAATTGAGGTCAATGGAAAAGCTGTTGTCGATGTCGCAGGGGTTGGCCTTTGTTGCTCCTCCTCCTTTCAGAGTTACTGGATCAGCATCTACGATGGCTTGATTAGCATAGGCAATGGCAAATACCCTTTTCAGGATGTTGTTTTCCAGTGGTTAGATTCTTGTCCCAATTGTAATGTTCAGTATATTGGTCTCAGCAGCTGGGATAAACATGTTAAGTATAGAAATGTAAATGTTTTGTCCTTAACCCACACTCATATGCCCCTTTCGAAGCATGTTGTTTTTGGTGATTATCAAGTGGAGGATGAGCTTGATGCAGCAGACTCTTTCAATTACAAACACATGGATTATGACAAATGGGGGCTCAAAAATTTCCTTGAGAGTTGGGACTTGTCTGATGTGTTATTCATAGTTGGTGAAGAGCAGAAGCCCGTTCCTTCTCATAAGGCAATTTTAGCTGCATCTGGAAACTTTCCTGTGTGCTCCTCCTCATTTGTCATCAACATACCCACTGTACCGTATCCGCTTTTCCATGCACTGCTTCACTACATCTACGTGGGCTGGACCCAG ATTCCACAGGAACAACTTTGTTCTTTGAGGGCTTTAAGCGTACAGTTTGAAGTGATGCCACTGGTGAAGCAGTGTGAAGAGACTATGGAACGCTTAAAGCTAGATAAGAAGTTGTTGGACACGGGAAAGAATGTGGAGCTAACCTATCCATCTATCCGACCTCATTGTTCAACTTTGCCCTCACTTCCTATCAACATTCATCAACTGAGACAATTGAAATTAACAGGCCAGTTCAGTGACGTAAGCATCTACATTGAGAGTTATGGGCTCATTGCACAAGCACATAAAATTGTTCTCAGCTTATGGAGTATCCCCTTTGCTCGG ATGTTCACAAATGGAATGAGTGAAAGCGTGTCCTCGGAGGTTACTTTAAGGGATGTGCCACCAGAAGCTTTCAGGGCTATGCTCGACTGTTTATATGATGGGCAATTGCATGATAAAGTTATTGATTCTGGTGCTTTGTTGCTCCAACTCCTTTTATTAGCTGATCAATTTGGAGTGACTTTTCTTCAACAAGAATGCTGCAAAATGCTTTTAGAATGTCTCTCAGAG GACTCTGTATGTCCACTTGTCCAAGTGGTTTCATCAATCCCATCGTGCCGACTTATTAAAGAATCATTGCAGAGGAGAATTTCCATGAACTTTGACTATTATACCAGTGCAAGTACTGACTTTGTTTTGTTAGATGAGACAACATTAATCAATATCATTAAG CATCCGGATCTGACAGTAACATCTGAAGAGAAAGTTCTTAATGCAATTCTAATGTTTGGCATGAATTCTAAAGAGTTGTTTGGGTGGGAAGAGGTGGCTGAGTTAATAGTAAATTCGAAACCCGAACTCCTTTTTGGTGAGAGGCTTCAGTTAGTCCATGACTTGTTGCCGTTCGTGAGATTTCCACTGCTACAATATTCCTTACTTGAGAAG TTGCAGAATAGCAACATTGGTCAGCATATCCCTGTTTTCCAAAATCTT GTTAATGAGGCAATCAATTTTGTTAATTGTGGGCTGGCAGGGCTAGAAAATGAAGAGAA TGTTCGATTCCAACATAGACGGTCCAGTTATAAGGAACTCCAGTATATTTGCGATGGGGATGACCACGGAGTTCTGTATTTTGCTGGCACATCCTATGGTGAACACCCTTGGGTTAATCCTCTTTTGGCAGAG CCCAGGAAAATTACCATAACAGCCAGCAGCCCCCACTCAAGATACACTGATCCCAAGGTTTTGGTCTCTAGAACCTACCAG GGAACATGTTTTGCCGGGCCCCGCTTGGAAAATGGGCAGAATTGTACCTGGTGGATGGTTGATCTTGGCCAAGATCATCAG ATGTAA
- the LOC114194602 gene encoding catalase-3 has product MDPYKNCPSSAFNSPFWTTNSGAPIWNNNSSLTVGSRGPILLEDYHLVEKLANFDRERIPERVVHARGASAKGFFEVTHDVSHLTCADFLRAPGVQTPLIVRFSTVIHERGSPETLRDPRGFAVKFYTREGNFDLVGNNFPVFFVRDGLKFPDMVHALKPNPKSHIQENWRILDFFSYVPESLHMFSFLFDDVGIPQDYRHMDGFGVNTYTLISKTGKAHYVKFHWKATCGEKCLLDEEAIRVGGSNHSHATQDLYDSIAAGNYPEWKLYIQTMDPEHEDRFDFDPLDVTKIWPEDVLPLQPVGRMVLNKNIDNFFAENEQLAFCPAIVVPGIYYSDDKLLQTRIFSYADSQRHRLGPNYLQIPANAPKCAHHNNHHEGFMNFMHRDEEVNYFPSRFDPVRHAERIPIPHRILDGKREKCMIEKENNFKQPGERYRSWAPDRQERFLRRWVDALSEPRVTHEIRSIWISYWSQADRSLGQKIASHLNLKPSI; this is encoded by the exons ATGGATCCCTACAAG AATTGCCCATCAAGCGCCTTCAATTCTCCCTTCTGGACCACTAATTCTGGTGCCCCCATCTGGAACAATAACTCCTCGCTCACGGTTGGATCAAGAG GTCCAATTCTTCTGGAGGATTATCATCTGGTGGAGAAGCTTGCAAACTTCGACAGGGAAAGGATCCCGGAGCGAGTGGTCCATGCCAGAGGAGCCAGCGCAAAGGGTTTCTTTGAAGTCACGCATGACGTCTCTCACCTCACCTGTGCTGACTTCCTTCGCGCCCCTGGAGTTCAGACTCCGCTCATCGTTCGCTTCTCCACCGTCATCCACGAGCGTGGCAGCCCTGAAACCCTGAGGGATCCCAGAGGATTTGCCGTCAAATTTTACACCAGAGAGGGTAACTTCGACCTCGTCGGAAACAACTTCCCCGTGTTTTTCGTCCGTGATGGCCTCAAGTTCCCCGACATGGTCCATGCCCTGAAACCCAATCCCAAGTCCCACATCCAGGAGAATTGGAGGATCCTCGATTTCTTCTCCTACGTTCCCGAAAGCCTTCACATGTTCTCCTTCTTATTCGACGACGTAGGTATCCCCCAGGATTACAGGCACATGGATGGTTTTGGTGTCAACACATACACCCTCATTAGCAAAACCGGCAAGGCTCACTATGTCAAATTCCATTGGAAAGCCACCTGTGGTGAAAAATGTCTCTTGGATGAGGAGGCCATCAGAGTTGGAGGATCCAACCATAGTCATGCCACCCAAGACCTTTACGATTCAATTGCTGCTGGAAACTATCCTGAGTGGAAACTTTATATCCAAACAATGGATCCTGAACACGAGGACAGATTTGATTTTGACCCACTTGATGTAACTAAGATCTGGCCTGAGGATGTTTTGCCCCTCCAGCCTGTTGGTCGCATGGTCTTGAATAAGAACATAGACAACTTCTTTGCCGAGAACGAACAACTTGCATTTTGCCCTGCCATTGTTGTACCTGGCATTTACTACTCCGATGACAAATTGCTTCAGACTCGGATATTCTCCTATGCCGATAGCCAGAGACACAGACTTGGTCCCAATTATCTGCAGATCCCTGCCAATGCACCCAAGTGTGCCCATCACAACAATCACCATGAAGGTTTCATGAATTTCATGCACAGGGATGAAGAG GTCAATTACTTCCCTTCAAGGTTTGATCCTGTTCGGCATGCAGAAAGGATTCCCATTCCTCATCGAATCCTAGATGGGAAGCGTGAAAAG TGTATGATTGAGAAGGAGAACAACTTTAAGCAACCTGGAGAGAGATACCGATCCTGGGCCCCTGACAG GCAAGAAAGATTTCTACGCCGATGGGTTGATGCTTTGTCTGAACCACGTGTGACCCATGAAATTCGCAGCATCTGGATATCATACTGGTCTCAG GCTGATCGTTCTCTCGGACAAAAGATAGCATCTCACCTGAATTTGAAGCCAAGCATCTAA